In the Arachis ipaensis cultivar K30076 chromosome B04, Araip1.1, whole genome shotgun sequence genome, AAATATGCTGGCGACGTTATCAACATGACTATGCTTAATTATAAGGAGTGGAGTTGTGAGgatcccttttgttgttgataGCAATGTCGAAGATGACATGAGATGCGTATTTGATGAGAAATATAGGTGGTAACAATAGGTgttattttattgttgtttattatttattttttatttatttatgtatcaAATGCTCCACGTTTATGTGTTGAgctctttttgtttcaaaaaataaTCTATACTTATTTTTATAAGTTTTTAAATAACTTGAAAATATGTTTTAATTTGAGTAAGATTTTGACTGTATTAAATTTATCTAAACTTTtagatgttttaaaaaaaatgtaattatAACTAATTTTTACTTCATTATTAGATTATTTCTTTTGTTAGTGTAACATTTTATAAATTAAAGCTCACAACTGGAATAAGTTTATATCTTATCAATTATCTTTACAAACGTTTAATGTTAATAATAAGAGAAAAATATTGTTTTAGGCTgtcttaattttatctttaatgttttaaatattgtatttttatttttaatattttattttattttattttcatcttttggTCACAATTAACTTTATTTTCTTAAATTATTATAACTACCATTATAATCACTACAATTAcaattttattgattattagaATATCTTGTAATGACACCAACAAGTCTAATTTATACTTTTTGAAATAAGTTCTGAGTATTTATTACTTGTATTATGTAAATAAGTAAATAACCATtggttaaaataacaaaaaaaagttcTGTACACACAANNNNNNNNNNNNNNNNNNNNNNNNNNNNNNNNNNNNNNNNNNNNNNNNNNNNNNNNNNNNNNNNNNNNNNNNNNNNNNNNNNNNNNNNNNNNNNNNNNNNNNNNNNNNNNNNNNNNNNNNNNNNNNNNNNNNNNNNNNNNNNNNNNAGAATTACGTTATTTGTGGATTTAATTGTGTTGACCAAATTAAAAGCTTAAATAATTTTCATTTGTAAATTTTTAATCAGTATCCCAACAATAGTCTACAAATTAATGCACAACTAGATGGTATTAGATATTAATACCAAAACCTTGTATTCCAGTTCAAGTGGGATAGATAGAGGAGTTAGAAAAGAGAAGGTCTTCAAACCAGAACATTTGGAAATAGTTTAAGACTTTTGGGGCCATTAAGGGTTATAATGAGTAGGGTAAGATAGAATTTagaatcaactttaattttatttatgaattgaaatttttatataaactcaatctTATCGTATCTTTGGATCGAGAATATTTTAATCCTAACTTTAACTGTTCTTAATCTACGGGTATTTTCGATCCTATCTGTGGGTTACAAAAaagatataatattattatataacttgatgataatttaaaatagaactgatttttatgtataaaaaagtattaaattattaattaataatttttttagtagcTAAGAATCTTTTACATTTAATGAGAGATCTTTAATTTAATATtcacttaaaatatatttttatagaagtatataacatatacatatatagagtaCGGGTTGATCGGATAAGATTGAGACTCAACCCACACTCTATCCGCCTCACACAAAAACTTTACCCGGCCCGTACCTTATTTTATCCATTGGGAATTGGGTTAACAACCTATCTAATTGGATGGGGTTGAATTGAATACCCACGAATATAGTGCATATTACCAATCATAAGAGTTAGTTAGCCGTAAAAATtagaactttttctttttaatattgtatCACTAGAGGTGAAATCCTTCGTCATGAACCAAATTGTGTGTTAAACACAACTATGGCCATTTACAAAACGTTAATGACGTTTTGTGTTtcttcaattaaaataatatttttctaacaaaacgtcagtgacgttttctgttttaataattaaaataatattttttattacaaaacgtcAGTGAAGTTTTGTTCtttgatgattaaaaaaaaaatttattgcaAAACGTCAGTGACGTTTTGTGCTACTACCACAACCCTGTAGaacaccaaaatcatcaaatatttttgtatttcacattaaaattattcatatataaaaattttagcctAAAAATTAAGACAAAAAATAAAACTTTATTCAAACAATAATAATAGTTGTAGGGTCCACGGCATTGGCAATTATTTAAAATAGTACAATACTtggctgttttttttttgttatggaaagAAATAGTGTGTAACACGATGAAATGGACGTGTGCAAAAAAATTGCACTGTTATGGTGCCAGATCTAAAACGCAAGTTGCgttttgaatttgtttattttttttaattttgaaacacACTAAACACAAGTTACGTTTtgacattttcattttttttaattttgttttaggcaaaacgcaggttgcgtttttTGAGctagaaaattcaaaatttttttgaagTCCACAAACGTAGGTTGCGTTTTGTGAGTGTTAGAAATTTTTTCTTGGAAGCCCcaaaacgcaggttgcgttttgtacacaaaataatatttaaatccaCAGCTTTTCCTATAAATACGAAGTCCAGTTTTATTCATCTTCGTCTTCACTTCTCCTCTTACTCTTTCTTACATAAAGTCCTTAGTGGTGTGCTTTTTTGGCAATTAACCGTGTCAAAAAAAATAAAGTTAGTTGAGGTTGAGATTATGGAAGGTGTTGTAAATTTGCGCGTATATTATAATGGTGAGATTATACCAAACACACACGAAGgagtgacttttgtttgtgaatgtcccTTATCGTTTGTTATTTCGTGCACCATCAGTTTTGTAGAGTTACAAAATGGTCTGTGTGATAATATACAAAGTCACATTTCAAAGAGGGTGAGCAACATTTTATACAGAAATCCTGTACAAGTATTTGGTGGCTGATACAGTTTCAATTAATGTCCATCATTGACGACGCAAGTATGCAACATATGTTCtgtatttatcaacaaacccgGTTTCACATGCCGATGATCGAGCTGTACATTGAGTTTGAACAGCATACGGGGATGGATTCGGTTGGTGACGATGTCAACGTTGATGAAATCAGGGATACagattgggaagaagataacAACGACAGTGAAGAGGAGTTTGAAGCCAACTATGAAGTCGATGACAAAAACGAGGATGGAGATTTGGCAGGCAATCCGGCAGTACAAAATGAGGCGAATTCGATCGTAAATCAGCACTCTTTAGAGTTCCATCTTTTATGCGGATTCTAAATCTCGAAGCCATGCATGCACCAAAATTTTTTGAGTATGCGAATATCGGTATGTTATCTTATGGTTATTAACCATTAATTTTATATGCTTTCAAAACCTTGTATTCCAGTTCAAGTGGGATAGATAGAGGAGTTAGAAAAGAGAAGGTCTTCAAACCAGAACATTTGGAAATAGTTTAAGACTTTTGGGGCCATTAAGGGTTATAATGAGTAGGGTAAGATAGAATTTagaatcaactttaattttatttatgaattgaaatttttatataaactatCGTATATCGTATCTTTGGATCGAGAATATTTTAATCCTAACTTTAACTGTTCTTAATCTACGGGTATTTTCGATCCTATCTGTGGAAaagatatacatatacatatataggatgTGGGTTAGGGTTGAGGGGTTGAGACTCAATTTACATCCTATCCAATCCACACGAAAATCTTATCTACTGCAGATTGGATTGACAATTCTACCCGAGATCggattatttttatataaatatataacatatacatatataggatgtgggttggtcgggtagggttgagacTCAATTTACATCCTATCCAATCCACACGAAAATCTTATCTACTGCAGATTGGATTGACAATTCTACCCGATCCAGCGAGATCGGATTAGGTATATGCAGATAGAGTGCATATTGGCACACTTATTAATGACTAATTCATTTGTTCTAAATTTAAAATTGCCACATGTCTAGTGGAAAgctattttaatttgttagtggGTTCAGAAACCAATTCACTAAgcctttaattaataaaataaaataaaatacaatgagTGGTGAGCTTAGGTGATGGTTGATTGCACAATTCATGATAATACTGTAATAGAATAGAACTAAGCTGGGCCATCCCATGAAAGAGTATAGAGTTTTTCTTTTTCCATAGAGTTCGTGTAACACTTCCTTTTGTTATACATTTTCATGGTTTTTGAAAGGTTTGTTAATTAATGTCTCTGTCTGTTTTgttgttctctctttttcatttcATGTGTCTCTGactttttctcaaatttttaatGTCTTTATCTATCTGTTAATCTgttatatatatatcttgttcTGTTTCGGAAAAATGATAGAGTAGGTCCCATCCCATGTGATTTTGTTCAAATTGCATGAATTAAGTTTATttttatatactatttttttattttgttataagtTGGGTTGGCCTAATAGTTAGCTTACTAGTATATTTAAGTAAATATCGAAGATTTAAATCTCGTTTTGTATATGTAGTAATTTATTAAGTAACAACAAATTCTTAAATAGAAATCTGATCCATAATGAATTAGTCTTTAGTCTATCGAactaaaaatactataaaaaaactaaaaaaaaaaattttactataaatactaaaaaaatattttgctaCAAATTAAATCATAAATCAATAagagattttttttgtttattattataACAATTTTAGCACTAATAAATATGTTACAATACTCTGCTAGTTGAGTTTTTATCATATCTTATATACAGAGTTACCCCTAAATTTAGAGATGGCAATCGAGTGGGACAGGAGATCAGAAGATGTCTCTTTGCTTTTGTCTTCGCTCTCAGATTTGCTCTCCATCttcacttttaattcttgttgtGAGGAAATATtgttttccattttcatttttttgGGTTTCATTTTTCATGGAAATCCTANNNNNNNNNNNNNNNNNNNNNNNNNNNNNNNNNNNNNNNNNNNNNNNNNNNNNNNNNNNNNNNNNNNNNNNNNNNNNNNNNNNNNNNNNNNNNNNNNNNNNNNNNNNNNNNNNNNNNNNNNNNNNNNNNNNNNNNNNNNNNNNNNTAACCAAACTAACCAAACTTTGGTCTCAAAGTTTAGATTCAAATATCATTACCCGATTTACTTCTAATAATATGGTTGAATTAATTGAGGCATTGAAGTTTAATTTGAACCCAAAACATTTACACTAGGTTTAATTTGTGAACTGAATAAGATGAATAGTGTGTTATCTCAATATTAAAAGTGTGATACATCTGTATTATTGATACAAAAAGAATATCTAGTATTTATAGTCCTATGTTAGTGAAAATAAGCAAGTTATATTTATTAATATGAGNNNNNNNNNNNNNNNNNNNNNNNNNNNNNNNNNNNNNNNNNNNNNNNNNNNNNNNNNNNNNNNNNNNNNNNNNNNNNNNNNNNNNNNNNNNNNNNNNNNNNNNNNtaattttaattattaaaaattttttaaaaaaatattttagatatttttatgtaaataacTCCTTATTAATACAGCCTAACCTTTTTCCTTACAGCTGTTCTTCTCAATATCCTATTTTGATGTTTATCAAAATTTGCAATATGTGACAAATTTagtgcttttttctttttttaattttacttttcatATTTAGACTTTTGTTTATATATTTGTTCACTAATATCTATTTGATAGTTACATACTATATTCATTCCATGAGATTTAACTAATACGAGAAATAATTTTAGAATCATAAAAAGAAAaacgaaaaaattaaaatactccATTTTCTCCCAATTATACTCTCTCCAATAGTTGCATTGTCATGCATGTCACAAGTTCCTAAtaaccataataataataataacaacgatGATAACAAAATGAATTTTACTAAAAAGACAATGAAAAATTTTGACAATGTGAATAATGAACTGATTATTAAGCTCAATAGAAATGAAAAAGTGAACACCACTCCACAAATTATCCTAAATTCAAAAACTCCCATCCAATTATTTTACAAAAACAACAATCCAAACTCTAATTACAAATTGTTTTCACTCCCAAATCATTTTTCTTCTCCAGACAGTAACTACCCTCCGACATTCTTCACNNNNNNNNNNNNNNNNNNNNNNNNNNNNNNNNNNNNNNNNNNNNNNNNNNNNNNNNNNNNNNNNNNNNNNNNNNNNNNNNNNNNNNNNNNNNNNNNNNNNNNNNNNNNNNNNNNNNNNNNNNNCCTTCCCGCCGCGGGTCTTTGAGTCATCCGCCGGCAGCCCGCGTCGAGGCAGGCCTTCCTCGTTTTGGTCGCGCGTCCCTAGTGCCTAGCTCGCCGCTCTCTCTCATGCCGATGTGCAGTCTGTGGGTCGCGTCCTGCCATCACTGCCCTAGCTTCCCAGTCCGTCGCACTCGTGACAAAAAAACAACCATATACGTAACCAATAATAATAACCATCCGACTACGTATAGAGATGAACATTCGACTTTTACGAACAAAAAATAATCATCAAATTACTCACTAAAATAACCATCTGTCTCCTGTATATCGCGGATGAAGATGCTGGGACGATGAAATCCGCCAGGAGAGCTACACGGCCGGCGTGTAGGGGGCTGCGTGAATGATGCAACGTGCGCGAAGGGGTGCTCGGACGTTCGTGGTGGGCAAGGCGGCGTCGACTGGTGTACCTAGCAGCGATGGATCAGCGAGATGGAAAGAGAATGAGAGAGAAGAAGGCTCCAAAACACTAACTTCACATGTGGAGAGAGAGAAATAAGTAACTGTCcttatctaatttttttaattcaaaataaagaattattaaaaattaattatcatatgattttaatcttttttttcattctattgttcacattattcactaattaaatttattatctccctatactttctctaaCGAAATTTTTTACTTTTATCTTTTTAACTAATATTTTTAGGATATACTTTAGCTAACCAAAATAGCAATAAGTAGTGATGACTATAAATTCCTTGCTTCAAAGTGACATATATAAGTGGTGGTGAAAGCTCAAGAACATGGTTAATACACTCAAGCAAGTTATTCTTAATCCAAATCTAAATCAAGCATACACACACACGTGCATGCACCAGTGAATCCACAGTAGCTTAATCTTCTAAGTCTCATCCAACTTGCCCAAAATACTATTTTATTTAGAACAAATTATTGCAAGTTATTCGAATAAAATTATTTCTCTTTATTTATTCAGttgatattaattttttttaacagaaaTTAGTGTTATATTCGTGCAACACGTCGAGTGTTATAATATATATTCattctttatttattttcatatatattaaacatgcaatttatcaattcatatattaataataataataatagtgtaAAGTTCTATATGTATGTCCGATCCTAATTAAATTAAGCTAAGATAATTGAGaaccaaaaattaattaaagatctCTATATAAATAGTGTGATTGGGGTGTGCTAATCAAAACACGAAACATAGGAATTGAATTTGAGGAAGCTAAGATAATTAATTAAGAATGTTGAACTGGGGACCAGTGCTAGTGTCGGTGGTGCTGTTTGTGTTATTAACACCAGGGTTGTTGTTTCAGGTGCCTGGGAGATCAAGGTGTGTTGAATTTGGTAACTTTCAAACAAGTGCTGCTTCCATTCTCATtcactctcttctcttctttggtCTCGTTTGTGTTTTCCTCATTGCCATTAGAGTTCATCTCTACACCGGCTGAAAATTATTGgctatttttatttcattatttggGAGGAATTCATtttatggtttaattactctactgGTCCTATAGTTTcagaaaattttcaattaggttcctatacatttttttttttaattgagtccttacaccaatttttttttttaattggtccctacactttttttccttttatttaggtccctgtaccaattcttttttttagttggatccctataaaattaagccaattactactaagaaggatttaattgaaaaaaaaatttggtgcagggatccaattaaaaaaaaatatagggacctaattaaaaatttcatgaAACTATAGGAATcaagagagtaattaaacctcatTTTATTTCCGACCATATAATTGTGGTTATTGGTTTAATGTTGCtttctttttaatattattaagTGTTTGTTCTTGTTTTTTTCCGGGGTTTAATTTGAGTTTAGTCTAGTGAATTACCATGTATTTGGTTTTCTTNNNNNNNNNNNNNNNNNNNNNNNNNNNNNNNNNNNNNNNNNNNNNNNNNNNNNNNNNNNNNNNNNNNNNNNNNNNNNNNNNNNNNNNNNNNNNNNNNNNNNNNNNNNNNNNNNNNNNNNNNNNNNNNNNNNNNNNNNNNNNNNNNNNNNNNNNNNNNNNNNNNNNNATTGTGTGATTGTGTGGATGGACTTTCGAGGTATAGTTCGTCTTTTGCGCTGTTATAATACGCTTTTTTTTAATGTAATGAGAATAACTCGGATATTAAAGAACATAATGGGTACCTGTAAAAGACAtttcgacgctcaagtcagtaagtgtttaaaAGGTATAAGAATTCTATGATTATAGAATGTTACATGAAATAAAATTTATCATATGGTCTCCTTTGAGATATAAAAATTGGTGCCTTTATAAGTATATGGTTGATGAATAGAGTTGATGTTATGACTGTTGTTCATTAAGTCAGAATAATGGTTATTAAGATCGTCCGTTACAAACTTAGAATAAAGGCAAATAAAGTCGAATTATGACTCATAATGTATAATAAAGACTAAGTTATAAAGTAACCGGATGAATTattgatatttttgttttttcaatgTCCAGATTAATTTCAACATTGTTGTAACATACGTTCATTCTTGAGATATAGATCTTCCATTTCTTGTAATTATTTTCTTACGCTTATTATTAGGCTCCGTttatgccttttttttttttttttcttatctcaTAATTAAATTATTGATATTAGAATCTGATTAATAGAAATTAGACTAATCCGATTTGAACCGATTAAagtctaaaaaaaaaaacaactaaacATTCAGTTAATTGGGCAAAGGGTTTAACTGTTTAAGTGTGAATTCCTACCACGCTTTAATTTTCCCCCCCTACTGATTGATATATATAGTTTCAATTAGTAATTATTATTGAATCATGCATAACTGATTAATTGTACATTTGAATAAAAATACTATACCATTCTGTTGGTTAGTTTTACTAAATTtacaattagatttttatatatttttttaattgagtcttacatgatttttaatttttttagttaggtcTTTGTTAATGTAAAAGATCGATATTATAATTAACGGAATATTTCTTTACAAATTGAAGGTACCTACAATTAAGAACCTAATTAGATTTTTGACCacatattttttagatttttaggaggaatatttt is a window encoding:
- the LOC107637495 gene encoding uncharacterized protein LOC107637495 — translated: MLNWGPVLVSVVLFVLLTPGLLFQVPGRSRCVEFGNFQTSAASILIHSLLFFGLVCVFLIAIRVHLYTG